In a single window of the Dysgonomonas mossii genome:
- a CDS encoding neutral zinc metallopeptidase, with the protein MRLDGRRTSGNVDDRRGKRSSGKISLGIGGTIIIGFIIGLAGGTPMEFMTQQATDIISPEKIYVSSAQEESAATFAKTILCDTEDVWADIFAQNRLKYIVPEGGHHVQYLIGTLQKRQQKQQLTEKESNELNVRLELQAEFYAEVWVCHDNENFNSLEDGDIEEGLNAASQIGDDRLQIQSQGYTVPDTSNHGASAQRIRWLKKGLQTGNIKEGNTFDIPYKQL; encoded by the coding sequence ATGAGATTGGATGGCAGAAGGACTAGTGGCAATGTAGATGACCGTCGAGGAAAAAGGTCTTCGGGTAAAATTTCTTTAGGCATTGGCGGAACAATCATAATTGGTTTCATTATTGGGCTTGCTGGCGGTACCCCTATGGAATTCATGACTCAGCAAGCAACCGATATAATATCGCCGGAGAAAATCTATGTGTCATCTGCCCAAGAGGAATCTGCTGCTACTTTTGCAAAAACAATATTGTGCGATACAGAAGATGTATGGGCTGACATATTTGCTCAGAATAGACTAAAATATATAGTTCCCGAAGGAGGTCATCACGTACAGTACTTGATAGGTACGTTGCAAAAAAGACAACAAAAGCAACAGTTGACCGAAAAAGAAAGTAACGAGCTTAACGTTAGGCTTGAACTACAAGCTGAATTTTATGCCGAAGTATGGGTCTGTCACGATAATGAAAACTTCAATTCGCTTGAAGACGGTGATATAGAAGAAGGACTGAATGCAGCCTCGCAGATTGGAGACGACCGCTTGCAAATACAATCGCAAGGATACACGGTTCCCGACACCTCCAATCACGGAGCCTCTGCTCAACGTATACGTTGGTTGAAGAAAGGACTCCAAACAGGGAATATAAAAGAAGGAAACACCTTTGATATCCCCTATAAACAGTTATAA
- a CDS encoding ATP-binding response regulator, with product MVIGLGWDITELKKIEKELTTAKLKAEQLDKLKSAFLSNMSHEIRTPLNAILGFSRIIAETDDQEKRNYYFNFVESNSGRLLALVNEILDFSKIESGIVEFEPEDFDFGMLCLEIYETYASQCHPETELIYNNIGTELWIRSDRNRIHQVLSNLIINAQKFTKKGYIKYGFEVIDNKIKVYVNDTGIGIIEDQLDKIFERFMQVDSNAIGTGLGLAICRSIVERLGGEISVKSELEKGSCFTFTLPYEPTKNGEAEKNNTDNSVKNYSFDQNCTILVADDDDNSYQLIDAMIGEEYALLQGLDGVEAVRMFEEYNPDMILMDLNMPTLNGFEATKIIRQVSPDIIIIAISAKAYEKDIKKAIDSGCNEFLAKPICKDKLIETIHKYII from the coding sequence TTGGTAATAGGTTTAGGTTGGGATATTACAGAACTCAAAAAAATAGAAAAAGAGCTTACAACAGCAAAGTTGAAGGCAGAGCAGTTAGACAAACTCAAATCTGCATTTCTATCTAATATGAGTCATGAAATACGCACACCTTTGAATGCGATATTAGGATTCTCTCGCATTATAGCAGAAACCGATGATCAGGAAAAACGAAATTATTATTTTAATTTCGTTGAGTCCAATAGTGGTCGCTTATTAGCCTTAGTGAATGAAATTTTAGACTTCTCGAAAATAGAATCCGGCATTGTAGAATTTGAACCCGAAGACTTTGATTTTGGCATGTTATGTCTGGAGATATATGAAACATACGCATCTCAATGCCATCCCGAAACAGAACTTATCTATAATAATATAGGAACAGAATTATGGATACGATCCGATAGAAACAGAATACACCAAGTTCTATCAAACCTTATTATTAATGCTCAAAAATTCACGAAGAAAGGATATATAAAGTATGGATTTGAGGTAATAGACAATAAGATCAAAGTTTATGTAAATGATACCGGAATCGGAATAATAGAGGATCAATTAGATAAAATATTCGAACGATTTATGCAAGTTGACAGCAATGCTATTGGAACCGGATTGGGCTTAGCGATTTGTCGTTCTATAGTAGAGCGTCTTGGTGGAGAAATATCGGTTAAATCAGAATTAGAAAAAGGATCTTGTTTCACTTTTACATTGCCGTATGAACCTACAAAAAACGGGGAAGCAGAAAAAAATAATACCGATAATTCGGTCAAGAATTATTCTTTCGATCAGAATTGCACGATCTTAGTTGCCGACGATGATGACAATAGTTATCAACTGATAGATGCAATGATAGGAGAAGAGTATGCTTTGCTACAAGGGCTAGATGGAGTGGAGGCTGTGAGAATGTTTGAAGAATATAATCCTGATATGATCCTGATGGACTTGAATATGCCAACGCTTAATGGATTTGAAGCAACAAAAATTATCCGTCAAGTTTCTCCTGACATTATCATTATTGCAATTAGTGCTAAAGCTTATGAAAAAGACATAAAAAAAGCAATTGATTCAGGTTGTAATGAGTTTTTAGCAAAGCCAATCTGCAAAGATAAATTAATAGAAACTATTCATAAATATATCATTTAA
- the gcvT gene encoding glycine cleavage system aminomethyltransferase GcvT gives MKKTPFTDIHIALGAKMHEFAGYNMPIEYSGIIDEHMTVCKGVGVFDVSHMGEIWVKGSRALPFLQRMLSNDVATLEIGKAQYTAIINDQGGIVDDIIIYHYEPEKYMLVVNASNIEKDWKWLTDHNEELADLENSSDTIAQLAIQGPKALATLQKLTKIDLTMIPYYSFVIGSLKGSGLESVIISNTGYTGAGGFELYFYPEYGEDIWNAIFEAGEEFGIKPIGLGARDTLRLEMGFCLYGNDLDDTTTPIEAGLGWITKFTEGKNFTAREILEKQKQEGVNRKLCGFKMLEKGIPRQGYDIVNENNEKIGIVTSGTMSPTSKIGVGLGYVKPEYAKLGTPIFIKVREKNLKAEVVKPPFRKLD, from the coding sequence ATGAAAAAAACTCCATTTACAGACATCCACATTGCTCTTGGCGCTAAGATGCATGAATTTGCGGGCTATAACATGCCAATCGAATATTCAGGTATTATAGATGAACATATGACCGTCTGCAAAGGCGTGGGAGTATTTGATGTATCTCATATGGGCGAGATATGGGTAAAAGGATCCAGAGCTCTTCCTTTTTTACAGAGAATGTTAAGCAATGATGTTGCCACTCTTGAAATAGGTAAAGCCCAGTATACTGCCATCATTAACGATCAGGGTGGAATAGTAGATGATATAATCATATATCATTACGAACCCGAGAAATACATGTTAGTAGTAAATGCATCGAACATAGAGAAAGACTGGAAATGGTTGACAGATCATAATGAAGAATTGGCTGATCTTGAAAACTCATCAGATACGATAGCCCAATTAGCCATACAGGGACCTAAAGCTTTGGCGACACTTCAAAAGCTAACCAAGATAGATCTAACAATGATTCCTTATTATTCTTTTGTTATTGGTAGTCTTAAGGGATCGGGGCTGGAGAGCGTAATTATATCCAATACAGGATATACCGGAGCAGGAGGTTTTGAGTTATACTTTTACCCTGAATACGGAGAAGATATATGGAATGCTATTTTTGAGGCAGGAGAAGAGTTTGGCATTAAACCGATAGGACTGGGTGCTCGCGATACACTTCGCCTCGAGATGGGATTTTGCCTCTATGGAAACGATCTGGATGATACAACTACTCCTATCGAGGCCGGATTAGGTTGGATTACCAAATTTACAGAAGGAAAGAATTTCACTGCTCGCGAAATACTTGAAAAACAAAAGCAGGAAGGCGTAAATCGGAAATTGTGTGGATTCAAGATGCTTGAAAAAGGAATTCCACGTCAAGGCTACGATATCGTAAACGAAAATAATGAAAAAATAGGAATAGTCACTTCGGGTACAATGTCGCCAACTTCGAAAATAGGGGTAGGATTAGGTTATGTAAAACCGGAATATGCTAAGCTGGGAACTCCTATTTTTATTAAAGTACGAGAAAAGAATTTGAAAGCAGAGGTAGTAAAACCGCCATTCAGGAAATTGGATTAA
- the pepT gene encoding peptidase T, translating into MTVVDRFLKYVKFDTESSTETGTTPSTPGQMVLARELEKELHEMGLEDISLDEKGYIMATLPANTDKEVPTIGFVAHMDTSPDLTGKDVNPQIVKNYDGKDIILNKDLNIVLSPNDFPEMQDYVGQDLIVTDGKTLLGADDKAGIAEILTAIKYLKDHPEIKHGKIRIGFTPDEEIGAGADYFDVEKFGCEWAYTMDGGPIGELEYENFNAAGVKINIQGRSVHPGYAKDKMVNALVVANKLVSLLPSNERPEHTTGYEGFFHLTNISGTVDAATVGYIIRDHDREIFEKRKQIMLDTIAFINKLYPDSTTVEIKDQYYNMREKVEPVKHVVDLAFEAMTAVGVTPIVKPIRGGTDGARLSFMGLPCPNIFAGGHNFHGRYEFIPIQSMEKAVQVIVKIAELVTSK; encoded by the coding sequence ATGACAGTAGTAGATCGTTTCTTGAAGTATGTAAAATTTGACACAGAATCAAGCACTGAAACAGGTACAACACCAAGTACTCCCGGACAAATGGTTCTAGCCCGTGAACTCGAAAAAGAGTTGCATGAAATGGGTTTAGAAGATATATCTTTGGATGAGAAGGGGTATATTATGGCAACTCTTCCGGCTAATACAGATAAAGAAGTGCCAACCATAGGGTTCGTTGCGCACATGGATACTAGCCCCGATTTAACGGGTAAAGATGTAAATCCACAGATTGTAAAAAATTATGACGGAAAAGATATTATATTAAATAAAGATCTTAATATAGTTTTATCTCCTAACGATTTTCCTGAGATGCAAGACTATGTAGGTCAGGATTTGATAGTAACTGATGGTAAAACACTATTAGGTGCGGATGATAAAGCCGGGATAGCCGAGATATTGACTGCAATCAAATACTTGAAAGATCATCCGGAAATCAAGCATGGAAAAATCCGAATAGGATTTACACCTGATGAAGAAATTGGTGCAGGAGCTGACTATTTTGATGTTGAAAAATTTGGCTGCGAATGGGCTTATACGATGGATGGTGGACCTATTGGCGAACTAGAGTACGAAAATTTTAATGCTGCCGGCGTAAAAATTAATATACAGGGACGAAGCGTTCATCCCGGATATGCGAAAGACAAGATGGTTAATGCATTGGTAGTAGCCAACAAACTAGTCTCTCTCCTACCCTCAAATGAACGCCCCGAGCATACTACCGGATATGAAGGGTTCTTCCATTTGACTAATATATCGGGAACAGTAGATGCTGCAACCGTAGGTTATATAATACGTGACCACGATCGTGAAATATTCGAAAAGCGCAAACAAATAATGTTAGACACTATTGCTTTCATCAATAAACTATACCCCGATAGTACTACTGTAGAAATAAAAGACCAATATTATAATATGCGCGAGAAGGTTGAACCGGTAAAGCATGTGGTTGATTTAGCTTTCGAAGCAATGACTGCTGTAGGCGTTACCCCTATTGTAAAACCTATCCGGGGAGGAACAGATGGTGCACGTCTATCATTTATGGGGTTGCCTTGTCCGAATATCTTTGCAGGTGGGCATAACTTCCACGGACGTTACGAATTTATACCTATCCAATCGATGGAAAAAGCTGTACAGGTGATCGTTAAAATTGCAGAATTGGTAACGAGTAAATAA
- a CDS encoding endonuclease/exonuclease/phosphatase family protein, whose amino-acid sequence MGKVAAIKLVNFYIVIFSLLIAGTTIVGVLSPFFDPRDYSIIPFIGLILPVILILNVLNCLYLLITKRFIIASIIAITFCIGFLGAGYKLPNSSPKVDLEGKNIRVMTFNISENKAKNDSYGNLHQIVEFVKTENVDIFCIQEYPNNKEIGDSLRKCLSFLPYYTFSENGSDYLKVAIFSRYPIQNIKPILFNNSNNSAIATDLLVEDKTIRLISAHLQTTNFNQKRIGSIWNTPNSLHKTISKMNVNQRIRASQANLIREEICSSTMPIIFCGDMNDTPTSYAYKTIKKDLQDGFKECGNGIGHTYKGLLNMLRIDYILYSKEITGIKYDSPKKAYSDHNPVIMDLVLNY is encoded by the coding sequence ATGGGAAAAGTTGCTGCAATAAAATTAGTAAACTTTTATATTGTTATTTTTAGTCTACTCATTGCAGGCACTACAATTGTAGGTGTCCTCTCCCCATTCTTTGACCCTAGAGATTATAGTATTATTCCTTTTATAGGACTAATATTACCTGTAATTTTAATCCTCAATGTACTAAACTGCTTATACTTACTCATTACTAAAAGATTTATCATCGCATCTATTATTGCTATCACCTTCTGTATAGGCTTTCTTGGTGCCGGCTACAAACTTCCTAACTCTTCCCCAAAAGTAGATCTAGAAGGAAAGAATATACGGGTAATGACATTTAATATAAGTGAAAATAAGGCTAAGAATGATAGTTATGGCAATCTACATCAAATAGTAGAGTTTGTAAAAACAGAAAATGTAGACATTTTTTGTATCCAAGAATATCCTAATAATAAGGAAATAGGAGACTCTCTGAGAAAATGTCTTAGCTTTTTACCTTATTATACCTTCTCCGAAAATGGAAGTGATTATTTAAAAGTAGCAATTTTTTCACGCTATCCAATACAAAACATAAAGCCTATATTATTCAACAATAGCAATAACAGCGCCATTGCAACAGACTTGCTGGTTGAAGACAAAACGATACGATTAATCAGTGCCCATCTACAGACGACAAACTTCAATCAGAAAAGAATAGGTTCGATATGGAACACTCCAAACTCATTGCATAAGACGATAAGTAAAATGAATGTAAACCAAAGAATACGGGCATCTCAGGCTAATCTTATCAGAGAAGAAATTTGCTCGAGTACCATGCCTATTATATTTTGTGGAGATATGAATGATACCCCAACCTCATATGCATACAAGACCATAAAAAAAGATCTACAAGATGGATTTAAAGAATGTGGAAACGGCATTGGGCATACTTATAAAGGTTTATTAAATATGCTACGGATTGATTATATCTTATATTCAAAAGAAATTACAGGAATAAAATATGATTCACCGAAGAAAGCTTATAGCGATCATAATCCCGTTATCATGGATTTAGTATTAAACTATTAA
- a CDS encoding hybrid sensor histidine kinase/response regulator, protein MKINHSDYTILVVDDVMTNVLLLQVLLDKEGFNVVTANEGQAAIEIIRNDAPDLILLDINMPNMDGFEVIREVKKYSLYREIPVIFLTAMNDVDSIVKGFRLGGSDYITKPFNKEELMARIIHQLSLLAAKRIIVKRTHVLKKTILDRDKMYSVIAHDLRSPMASMMMIMNSIMHDVDKDKVDPAIYELLKLANKTTEDIFSLLDNLLKWTKLQIGKQLAIPQSVDLVPIVKGTTDVFMNVASIKNIKIEFNTEVKSANIFSDIDMLKSCTRNLISNAIKFSYEGGVIKVEIKETDDEYIVSVSDNGCGISEANQQKLLNVGTHYTSYGTAQEEGFGLGLLLTLEFVQKNNGRLWFESKEGVGSTFFFSLPKEINN, encoded by the coding sequence ATGAAAATAAATCATTCCGATTATACAATATTAGTGGTAGATGATGTGATGACGAATGTATTACTCCTTCAAGTGTTATTGGATAAGGAGGGATTCAACGTTGTTACAGCAAATGAGGGACAAGCAGCCATTGAAATAATTCGGAATGATGCGCCTGATCTTATCCTTTTGGATATCAATATGCCTAATATGGATGGTTTTGAAGTGATAAGAGAGGTGAAAAAATACTCATTATATAGAGAGATTCCTGTCATATTTTTAACTGCGATGAATGATGTTGACAGTATTGTCAAGGGATTTAGATTAGGTGGGAGTGATTATATAACAAAGCCTTTTAATAAGGAAGAATTAATGGCCCGTATAATTCATCAACTCTCATTACTTGCCGCGAAACGTATAATTGTAAAACGAACCCATGTGCTTAAGAAGACGATTCTGGATAGGGACAAAATGTATTCGGTAATAGCACATGACCTACGTTCGCCAATGGCATCGATGATGATGATAATGAATTCAATAATGCATGACGTTGATAAAGATAAAGTCGATCCGGCAATATATGAGCTTTTGAAGCTTGCAAATAAAACAACCGAAGATATATTTTCCCTCCTAGATAACTTGTTGAAATGGACTAAATTGCAGATCGGTAAGCAATTGGCTATTCCTCAAAGTGTAGATCTTGTCCCTATTGTGAAAGGTACTACGGATGTTTTTATGAATGTTGCCAGTATCAAGAATATTAAAATAGAATTTAATACAGAGGTTAAATCTGCGAATATTTTTTCAGATATAGATATGTTGAAAAGTTGTACGCGGAACTTAATCAGCAATGCCATTAAGTTTAGTTATGAAGGAGGAGTAATTAAAGTAGAAATAAAAGAAACTGATGATGAGTATATTGTATCTGTATCTGATAACGGATGTGGTATAAGTGAGGCAAATCAGCAAAAACTACTTAATGTCGGCACTCATTATACAAGCTATGGAACAGCTCAGGAAGAAGGTTTCGGTTTGGGACTGCTGTTGACATTGGAATTTGTTCAGAAGAATAATGGCAGACTATGGTTTGAATCGAAAGAAGGAGTGGGGTCTACATTTTTCTTTTCTCTTCCCAAAGAAATAAACAATTAA
- the metQ gene encoding methionine ABC transporter substrate-binding lipoprotein MetQ: protein MKKINGLITICASLILLTSCGNKKNNDPNHIKVGVSSGPEYVIAEAAKKVAKEKYGLEVELVQFSDYVMPNTALDQGDIEANVFQTKPFLEEQTTNRGYKFAIVGNTFVYPMAAYSKKIKSLEELKDGSAVVIPNDASNNSRALLLLQKAGLIKLKDGATSPRLVDIIENPKNLEILELEAPQLPRVLDDAKVSLSIINNNFAGQAGLLLKDAVFAEDKESPYVNLIVTREENKDSDKIKKFVESYQSEEVEKVAADVFKGGAVKGW from the coding sequence ATGAAGAAAATAAATGGATTGATTACTATATGTGCATCCCTTATACTACTCACATCTTGCGGAAACAAAAAAAATAACGACCCAAATCATATTAAGGTAGGGGTATCTTCAGGCCCTGAATACGTAATAGCCGAAGCGGCTAAAAAAGTAGCGAAAGAAAAATACGGACTAGAAGTAGAATTAGTACAATTCAGTGATTATGTAATGCCAAACACAGCATTAGATCAAGGGGATATAGAAGCCAATGTATTCCAAACAAAGCCTTTTTTAGAAGAACAAACTACGAACCGTGGATATAAATTTGCCATCGTAGGTAATACGTTTGTATATCCAATGGCAGCATATTCAAAAAAAATAAAAAGTTTGGAAGAGTTGAAAGATGGAAGTGCAGTAGTGATCCCGAATGATGCATCAAACAATAGCAGAGCATTGCTATTATTACAAAAGGCGGGATTGATAAAACTCAAAGATGGTGCAACCTCTCCACGACTAGTTGATATAATAGAAAATCCTAAAAATCTGGAGATATTAGAACTAGAAGCACCACAACTACCTAGAGTCTTAGATGACGCAAAAGTGTCTTTATCTATCATCAACAATAATTTTGCAGGACAAGCAGGACTGTTACTTAAAGACGCTGTTTTTGCAGAAGATAAGGAGTCTCCTTATGTCAATCTGATTGTGACCCGAGAAGAAAATAAAGATAGTGACAAAATCAAAAAGTTTGTAGAATCGTATCAATCAGAAGAGGTAGAAAAAGTTGCTGCTGATGTGTTTAAAGGCGGAGCCGTAAAAGGTTGGTAA
- a CDS encoding LruC domain-containing protein has protein sequence MKIKFAYTALLFIALLTSCSEQDYYDPNSQVIPDELSDLTVPSGFDWTTSSNISLNLDVDDQFNGSYYYKLQVFNQNPIISPNASLLAEGLAKKNEPFKAKVTYAKSDSILYVQETDPTGKRSVRAIYTSNALKSASIATLKSGSTKSLDINYTAPTRTYTTPSNATVISGSSYSISYSSNQYVIPAGQTFEGQINNSSWYDAYVYVEGTWKNTSTNTELNNLKIIIQDGGKYIPTQTSSNIKANGSAKIVVATTGQFNPDKKEVNVDMNNENGQIVNNSTVFNINNISNIRSLFNYGTMSASGTLSANTSNVQVINESSLTAQNLSINNNANFINKGQFTVNGNTFLQNSIINNNAAFTTQNITVNDATIENGCKFIINDKGTFQGTTLNTAAETLLKCNILDLQGNNKINLGSYAIMNVTNELKFSNSGTSINGPTSDNKALVKLEKFSITEWRHPAFTGYLEIESSNYPANSGSTGYDVPSDTKYVNFVRKGESTVDIEATSCNEGGNIIQRGGPVIITYPLSTTLGTTYTYAFEDNYPSIGDYDMNDFVLDINLGYTLSAANKVSKIDIQSKVRAVGATKRLAAAIQLDGVLKGNIKSITNSNTSFSGDVFSMSNGLENDQDYAVIPLTDNAHALFGANTSQIINTKAGETHFPAKAITISISFNEPIDISNVSLIDILNVFIVNGGYNTSNRKEIHLRNYAATKKSTDVSSGRNYSTSDLVYGIRVPLSLKYPLEWVRIIDAYPQFKSWVSSNGQNYPNWYETYETNKVYLLEQ, from the coding sequence ATGAAAATCAAATTTGCGTATACAGCATTGCTGTTCATAGCTTTACTAACTAGTTGCAGTGAACAAGATTATTATGACCCTAATTCTCAGGTAATACCTGATGAATTATCAGACTTAACCGTTCCTTCAGGTTTTGACTGGACTACAAGTTCCAATATTAGTCTCAATTTGGATGTGGATGACCAATTCAATGGTTCATATTATTACAAATTACAAGTTTTTAATCAAAACCCCATCATTTCACCAAATGCATCACTTTTGGCAGAAGGCCTAGCTAAGAAAAATGAACCATTTAAAGCTAAGGTTACATATGCTAAGTCTGATAGTATCTTGTATGTCCAAGAAACTGACCCAACAGGAAAAAGATCAGTAAGAGCGATCTATACCTCTAACGCATTAAAGTCAGCTAGCATAGCAACACTAAAATCAGGATCAACTAAAAGTTTAGACATAAATTATACTGCGCCAACAAGAACATATACAACACCATCTAATGCAACCGTTATATCCGGATCATCATATAGCATCAGCTATTCAAGCAATCAATATGTGATACCGGCAGGGCAAACATTTGAAGGGCAAATAAACAATAGTTCTTGGTACGATGCATACGTATATGTGGAAGGAACATGGAAAAACACTTCAACTAATACAGAATTGAATAATTTAAAAATAATTATTCAAGATGGAGGAAAATATATTCCAACACAAACTTCTTCAAACATAAAAGCAAATGGTTCGGCTAAAATTGTTGTAGCTACAACAGGGCAATTCAATCCGGATAAGAAAGAGGTTAATGTGGATATGAATAATGAAAATGGACAAATAGTAAACAACAGTACTGTATTCAACATCAATAACATTTCGAATATAAGAAGTTTGTTTAATTATGGCACAATGTCTGCATCCGGTACATTATCAGCAAATACGAGTAATGTACAGGTTATAAATGAAAGTTCCTTGACTGCTCAGAACTTGTCTATTAACAACAATGCGAATTTTATCAATAAAGGTCAATTTACAGTTAATGGCAATACATTCTTACAGAACTCAATCATCAACAACAATGCTGCATTTACAACTCAGAATATAACTGTTAATGATGCTACAATTGAAAATGGATGTAAATTTATCATTAATGATAAAGGAACTTTCCAGGGCACAACATTAAATACAGCTGCTGAAACATTGTTAAAATGTAACATTTTAGACCTTCAGGGTAATAATAAAATAAATCTTGGATCTTATGCTATAATGAACGTTACCAATGAACTTAAATTCAGTAACTCAGGAACTAGTATAAATGGTCCTACTTCCGACAATAAAGCCTTAGTAAAATTAGAGAAATTTTCAATCACAGAATGGAGACACCCGGCATTTACCGGTTATTTAGAGATAGAGTCATCAAACTATCCTGCAAACTCAGGATCAACAGGGTATGACGTTCCTTCAGATACTAAATATGTTAACTTTGTAAGAAAAGGAGAGTCTACTGTTGACATTGAAGCAACAAGCTGCAACGAGGGTGGAAATATTATTCAAAGAGGAGGTCCCGTTATTATAACATATCCACTAAGCACTACATTAGGAACAACTTATACTTATGCTTTTGAAGATAATTACCCAAGTATTGGTGATTATGACATGAATGACTTTGTTCTGGATATAAATTTAGGATATACATTATCGGCCGCTAATAAAGTTTCAAAAATAGACATTCAAAGTAAAGTAAGAGCTGTTGGCGCTACAAAAAGACTTGCTGCAGCTATTCAGCTAGACGGCGTATTGAAAGGTAATATTAAAAGTATAACAAATTCAAATACAAGCTTCAGTGGTGACGTTTTCTCTATGAGTAATGGTTTGGAAAACGATCAGGATTATGCAGTTATTCCGCTTACAGATAATGCTCATGCATTGTTTGGAGCTAATACTTCTCAGATAATAAATACTAAAGCAGGAGAAACTCATTTTCCGGCTAAAGCTATCACTATTAGCATATCATTCAACGAGCCTATAGATATTTCTAATGTTTCTTTGATCGATATACTAAACGTATTCATTGTCAACGGTGGTTATAATACATCTAATAGGAAGGAAATTCACTTAAGGAATTATGCAGCAACAAAAAAATCGACAGATGTATCTTCTGGAAGAAACTATAGTACATCAGACTTAGTATATGGCATAAGAGTTCCACTATCTTTGAAATATCCATTAGAGTGGGTTCGAATTATCGATGCATATCCTCAATTTAAATCATGGGTATCCTCAAATGGGCAAAATTATCCTAATTGGTATGAAACTTACGAAACAAATAAAGTATATTTATTAGAACAATAG